The following are encoded together in the Brassica napus cultivar Da-Ae chromosome A9, Da-Ae, whole genome shotgun sequence genome:
- the LOC111200857 gene encoding ER membrane protein complex subunit 6 — translation MGSSEKRSKDVMSDIPTFSGENLQKNLKVIQNSRTFLSIIAGVLAGIIGFTGLTGFVFYFVVMLITSVGLMAKAGFSADLYFDSWNRVLFDGFLGGLMSFVLFWTFAYDLVHIF, via the exons ATGGGTTCATCTGAGAAGAGGTCAAAGGATGTGATGAGTGACATACCAACCTTCAGTGGAGAGAATCTGCAGAAGAATTTGAAAGTTATACAGAACAG CCGGACGTTTCTGTCTATCATAGCTGGAGTGCTTGCAGGGATAATTGGATTCACAGGGTTGACTGGTTTTGTGTTTTACTTTGTGGTGATGTTGATCACATCTGTTGGACTCATGGCCAAGGCAGGATTCTCTGCAGACTTGTACTTTGATTCATGGAATCGAGTTCTCTTTGACGGCTTTCTTGGTGGCCTCATG TCGTTCGTGTTGTTCTGGAC ATTTGCTTATGACTTGGTCCACATATTCTAA
- the LOC111200471 gene encoding biogenesis of lysosome-related organelles complex 1 subunit 2-like: MADARGDDLAESLKNLFTSVSSMVKSELQGTNNQLDLLEKMNLRVAAEYDDLGDVAAGLRVFAEQMKSKSGGLDEFVGQMDAIEKQVSEFEAVISVLDRYVSVLESKVRAECRNHQHHRRSNETVTE, from the exons ATGGCGGATGCACGCGGTGATGATCTAGCTGAATCGCTAAAGAATCTCTTCACGAGTGTATCATCCATGGTGAAATCCGAGCTCCAG GGAACGAACAATCAGCTGGATCTGTTGGAGAAGATGAACCTGAGAGTTGCGGCGGAGTACGATGATCTGGGTGACGTGGCGGCTGGGCTGAGAGTTTTCGCGGAGCAGATGAAGTCGAAAAGTGGAGGCTTGGATGAGTTCGTGGGACAGATGGACGCGATCGAGAAACAAGTGTCGGAGTTTGAAGCTGTTATCTCTGTTCTCGATCGGTACGTGTCTGTCCTAGAATCCAAAGTCCGAGCTGAGTGTCGGAATCATCAACATCATCGTCGGTCTAATGAGACTGTTACAGAATGA
- the LOC111200470 gene encoding kunitz trypsin inhibitor 6, whose amino-acid sequence MMKTSRLIMISFLLVAITRSYDVLGEGTDVVYDADAQPVMANVPYYISFMTYEYKMWICRVNMGSNDPKSCPQQPVMITNPPSDLPTQVMFLLPASAPNNTVHESTELNIKFISPGQCGESGFWRVVQNSTTLEGEVVLNGCKSNNDSKFFIHKTNEYYEFTVGDNDNVDPITISLSNEPVGRQKLLAKRFAGVMEVYFYRNMPKEQV is encoded by the coding sequence atgATGAAAACATCTCGATTGATAATGATATCTTTCTTGCTCGTTGCCATAACAAGATCATATGATGTTCTTGGCGAAGGCACAGACGTAGTTTACGATGCAGATGCGCAGCCTGTTATGGCCAACGTTCCTTATTACATCAGCTTCATGACGTACGAGTACAAGATGTGGATTTGCCGTGTGAATATGGGATCTAATGATCCCAAGTCATGCCCACAACAACCGGTAATGATCACTAACCCACCTTCAGATCTCCCCACACAAGTTATGTTTCTGTTACCAGCATCAGCACCAAATAACACCGTTCACGAATCAACCGAACTTAATATTAAGTTCATAAGTCCCGGTCAATGCGGTGAATCCGGGTTTTGGAGAGTAGTTCAGAATAGCACAACTTTAGAAGGTGAAGTTGTCCTGAACGGGTGTAAGTCAAATAATGATAGTAAGTTCTTTATACATAAAACTAATGAATATTACGAGTTTACTGTCGGAGACAACGACAATGTAGATCCAATCACTATCAGTCTATCTAACGAACCAGTTGGTAGACAAAAGCTGTTAGCGAAAAGGTTTGCTGGAGTGATGGAGGTTTACTTCTACCGGAATATGCCTAAGGAacaagtttag
- the LOC111200468 gene encoding kunitz trypsin inhibitor 6-like, translating to MTTSRLIMITFLVVVITTSYVVIGDGNDVVYSADAGPVLPNVTYYISFMSSDYNMWICRMNARSTDPRTCPHQPVMFTRPTITPTPVMFILPSSTPDTTVIRESTKLSIKFANPSQCGESGVWRVANGEVVLNGVESREDSLFSIHMTDSYYKFTIGESVYPDVYATSISLSNDRYGKDRLIAKQPSGEMEVLFYQNYPPEY from the coding sequence ATGACAACATCACGATTGATCATGATCACTTTCTTGGTCGTTGTAATAACAACATCATATGTTGTTATTGGAGATGGGAACGACGTAGTTTATTCTGCAGACGCAGGGCCAGTCTTGCCCAACGTTACCTATTACATCAGCTTCATGTCGTCCGACTACAACATGTGGATTTGCCGAATGAATGCGAGATCAACAGATCCCAGAACATGCCCACACCAACCGGTAATGTTCACTAGACCAACCATAACACCAACGCCTGTTATGTTTATATTACCATCATCAACACCAGACACTACTGTCATACGTGAATCAACTaaacttagcatcaagttcgCAAATCCAAGCCAGTGCGGTGAATCAGGGGTTTGGAGAGTAGCAAATGGTGAAGTAGTTCTTAACGGAGTTGAGTCAAGGGAAGATAGTTTGTTCTCAATCCACATGACTGACTCATATTACAAGTTTACTATCGGTGAGAGTGTCTATCCAGACGTTTATGCAACGAGTATCAGTTTATCTAACGATAGATATGGTAAAGATAGGTTGATAGCGAAGCAGCCTTCTGGAGAGATGGAGGTTCTTTTCTACCAAAATTATCCACCTGAATATTAA
- the LOC111200858 gene encoding protein LIGHT-DEPENDENT SHORT HYPOCOTYLS 1-like, which yields MESISHQANRNINTSTQSTPPSPSRYENQKRRDWNTFCQYLRNHRPPLSLPLCSGAHVLEFLRYLDQFGKTKVHHQNCAFFGLPNPPAPCPCPLRQAWGSLDALIGRLRAAYEENGGPPEANPFGSRAVRLYLREVRDFQAKARGVSYDKKRKRVNRQKTQTLPQTQPPLPLQQQQPHQGQSVMANYSGATV from the coding sequence ATGGAATCGATCTCTCACCAAGCAAACAGGAACATTAATACCTCCACACAATCAACACCTCCTTCCCCAAGCCGATACGAGAACCAGAAACGCCGTGACTGGAACACGTTCTGTCAATACCTCAGGAACCACCGTCCTCCCCTCTCTCTCCCTTTGTGCAGCGGCGCACACGTGCTCGAGTTCCTCCGCTACCTCGACCAGTTCGGGAAAACAAAGGTTCATCACCAAAACTGCGCCTTCTTCGGCCTCCCTAACCCTCCCGCACCTTGCCCTTGCCCTCTCCGACAAGCCTGGGGCTCACTCGATGCCCTCATTGGACGTCTCCGTGCCGCCTACGAGGAGAACGGTGGCCCTCCCGAGGCTAACCCCTTTGGCTCACGCGCCGTCAGGTTATACCTCCGTGAAGTCAGAGACTTCCAGGCCAAAGCTCGCGGCGTTAGCTACgataagaagaggaagagagtcAACAGGCAGAAAACGCAAACGTTACCGCAGACGCAGCCACCTCTGCCGCTTCAGCAACAGCAACCACATCAAGGTCAGTCTGTGATGGCTAATTACTCGGGTGCAACTgtatga